The following coding sequences lie in one Pristis pectinata isolate sPriPec2 chromosome 20, sPriPec2.1.pri, whole genome shotgun sequence genomic window:
- the LOC127581047 gene encoding ras association domain-containing protein 8-like, translating to MELKVWVDGVQRVVCGVSEKTTCQEVVIALAQAMGRTGRYILKEKWKDIERHLTPDEKLLPSLSKWGQQAKDVQLILNRTGPSLGLRPTPEKLHGPERNIHRQSLPPLAKLRNKSDRSSHLKEAKRKSLNFAEGAREWLESFGKSKEAKAKVKDAGAEKGASSVDQSSEEDLNQLLHLQEEKLQSLHADLESTEAEIRHLVEDSQSEISKEIHRLQELVTQRSAEAEEVEYWENELKAEQLHGEELKEQLEEMKKKLAECEEKLKDCLLEAQVLEASNEAAQSQRVKSCPGLRDKVQKLKEEITAKSKEADQLEEDMRLVETAIGKVEDEIQRKCCELEDLTKELRQANLLQFIQQTGTKVSILPVLEGSTEDAEPLLHLDSLKHGMSPAKTKDLQSSLISAFNQEGIYVTHASVPRARPAYDVIRSAAPAAVGGPRRRGGSTTPRRRG from the exons ATGGAACTGAAGGTGTGGGTAGATGGGGTTCAGCGAGTGGTCTGTGGTGTCAGTGAGAAGACCACGTGCCAGGAGGTGGTCATTGCTCTGGCTCAGGCCATGG GTCGCACTGGACGCTACATACTGAAGGAGAAGTGGAAAGACATAGAAAGACATTTGACACCAGATGAGAAACTCTTGCCATCCCTCAGCAAGTGGGGTCAGCAAGCCAAGGACGTCCAGCTGATTCTCAACCGCACTGGCCCCTCCCTCGGCCTGCGACCCACCCCAGAGAAGCTCCATGGTCCTGAGAGGAACATCCATCGCCAGAGCCTCCCGCCGCTGGCGAAGCTGAGGAATAAAAGTGACAGAAGCAGCCACTTGAAAGAAGCCAAGAGAAAGTCCCTGAACTTTGCAGAAGGAGCTCGAGAGTGGCTGGAGTCCTTTGGAAAGAGCAAGGAAGCCAAGGCCAAGGTCAAAGATGCAGGGGCTGAGAAGGGGGCCTCGAGTGTTGATCAGTCCTCGGAAGAGGACTTGAACCAGCTGCTCCACCTTCAGGAGGAGAAACTGCAGAGCCTCCACGCTGACCTTGAGTCGACCGAGGCAGAGATCAGACACCTGGTGGAGGACAGCCAATCTGAGATCAGCAAGGAGATTCACAGGCTCCAGGAACTGGTCACCCAGAGGAGTGCAGAGGCAGAGGAGGTGGAATACTGGGAGAACGAGCTAAAAGCCGAGCAGCTCCACGGGGAAGAGCTGAAGGAACAGCTGGAGGAAATGAAGAAGAAGCTGGCAGAGTGCGAGGAGAAACTGAAGGACTGCTTGCTGGAAGCCCAGGTCCTGGAGGCCAGCAATGAGGCAGCTCAGTCCCAGAGGGTCAAATCCTGTCCTGGCCTGAGAGACAAGGTTCAGAAACTGAAAGAGGAGATAACCGCAAAATCCAAGGAAGCTGATCAACTGGAGGAGGACATGAGACTGGTGGAGACGGCCATTGGGAAGGTGGAAGATGAAATTCAG AGGAAATGCTGTGAACTGGAAGATCTGACCAAAGAACTGCGCCAGGCAAACCTCCTCCAGTTCATTCAACAGACAGGCACTAAGGTCAGCATCCTCCCTGTGCTGGAGGGATCTACTGAGGATGCAG AGCCTCTGCTCCATCTAGACTCCCTCAAGCATGGTATGTCTCCTGCCAAAACCAAGGATCTTCAGAGCTCATTGATCTCTGCCTTTAACCAAGAAGGGATTTATGT